TTTTCAGATCCAAAGCGGATTTGTAGAAGTGCTGAACAACAAGGTAACCGTGCTCATCGAAGGAGCCCTTTCTTTATAAATAATCGAAAATCTTTATATGGAGCCCGTTTGAAAGAACGGGCTTTTTTATGCCCCGGATCACAGAAATCTGTAATAGTCCGCCGAAGCGATAGCCTTCATTCTCAGATAAGGCCAACCAATGGAATCGCCTTTAAAGGACTAATAATCTGGTCGTTAAAAAGTATCAGTGTTTCTTCCGGCTGGCTGTGTATACCCTATTTGGGGTATAATTCTTGCTTCTGCAACGATCTGGGGAAAAAACTTTCCATTTTTTTGGAAAAGAGGTTTAATTTGCTCGGATTCTGGCAGACATTTTGCGAATCAAAAGTTTTTAAACCTAAATCTTCCCATGAGGAATCATCTTCTTTTTTTCATTGTTGCGTCCTTGCTGTGTGTGCATTCATATTCCCAGAAAAGTGTTAGTTTAAGAAAAGTTGTAGGTAAGAAGTCCGAAATCGGTGCTACGCTGCCGATGTCGGTGGTCGAAATCCCCACCGGAACCTTTATCATGGGAAATCACGGCGACTCTACCTCGCCTACCAGTCAGGACCAGCAACGCCCGGTTTTGATCAGTGGTTTTTATATGTCGGCAACCGAGGTTACCAATGCCCAGTACCGGGAATTTGTAAACTGGGTGCGCGACTCTATTGCTGCAAAACGGCTTGGCGGACAGTATGTGACCATTGTTGGGAATGATAGCGCCGTGAACTGGAAAATGGCCTCCCGGATCAATTATTCCGACCCGGCCATCCTTTCGCAACTGGGCGACCTGGTGCTGGACCCTTCTAAAACGATCAGTCAGAAGCGCATGCTGAACCCGGATAAACTCATCTATGCACTGGAGGGATTCAATTACCAGGAAGCGGCAAAAAGAGAAAATAAAGGCCGGGACGCCAAGGATTTTGTATACCGCTACACGGTTCAGGTATACCCCGATACCCTGGCATGGATGCGGGATTTTGGATATTCCAACAATGAGCAGATGGCAGTAAACTATTTCAGCAGTCCCAAATACCAGAATTACCCGGTGGTGGGTGTAAGCTGGAAGCAGGCCAGTGCTTATTGCGACTGGATGACCAAGCACAAGATCCTGGCACAGCAATCCCGTAATAAGGGAAATGCTGGCGGCAAGGCAAGGCTTCCTACAGAAGCCGAATGGGAATATGCTGCCAGTTTGAACAGCAAAAACGAGCCTAAAAAAGAAAACGGGCCAAAGGATACCGCCAGTGACGAAATCGGTAACAATACAAACGCCGCCATACCAGGTGAAGGCAAAATTTTCCCGGTATATGTAAAGGGGGCTAAAAAAGGTAATTTCGGGTTATTCAATC
The sequence above is a segment of the Niabella agricola genome. Coding sequences within it:
- the porK gene encoding T9SS ring complex lipoprotein PorK/GldK, with the protein product MRNHLLFFIVASLLCVHSYSQKSVSLRKVVGKKSEIGATLPMSVVEIPTGTFIMGNHGDSTSPTSQDQQRPVLISGFYMSATEVTNAQYREFVNWVRDSIAAKRLGGQYVTIVGNDSAVNWKMASRINYSDPAILSQLGDLVLDPSKTISQKRMLNPDKLIYALEGFNYQEAAKRENKGRDAKDFVYRYTVQVYPDTLAWMRDFGYSNNEQMAVNYFSSPKYQNYPVVGVSWKQASAYCDWMTKHKILAQQSRNKGNAGGKARLPTEAEWEYAASLNSKNEPKKENGPKDTASDEIGNNTNAAIPGEGKIFPVYVKGAKKGNFGLFNLADNVSEWTTTSYYEGGENFQNRFNPDIQWGTPESESRAQRRKVIRGGSWKDTPTFMTAENRSFEDLDASHSYLGFRIVVNLPE